The following are from one region of the Carcharodon carcharias isolate sCarCar2 chromosome 27, sCarCar2.pri, whole genome shotgun sequence genome:
- the LOC121270554 gene encoding zinc finger protein 271-like: MEGKSTVHAGEKPYKCGDCGKGFNYSSQLEIHRRSHTGERPFTCSECGKGFTQSSNLLQHQRVHTGERPFRCSHCGTGFRRSGDLTTHQRVHTRERLFTCSVCGQGFNHFSVLWTHQQVHTDEGEFKCCNCEKSFKSPCSLMEHQRIHTSSTPFSCSECGKRFRGSSTLLKHQCTHIGERPFSCSECGRRFTRSSNLLRHWHVHSDERPFKCPDCGKCFKRSEKLTSHQRVHTDERPFTCSHCRTGFRRAGDLTAHQRVHSGERPFTCLECGKEFTRLSHLTTHHLVHTDTRPFQCSDCEKHFKIRNDLVKHQQIHTGERPFTCSVCEKRFTRSSNLLKHQRIHK, translated from the coding sequence atggaaggaaaaagcaccgttCACGCTGGTGAGAAACCCTataaatgtggggactgtgggaaggggttCAATTACTCGTCTCAGTTGGAAATTCATCGGCGGAGTCACACTGGGGAGCGGCCGtttacctgctctgagtgtgggaagggattcactcagtcatccaacctgctgcaacaccaacgagttcacactggggagaggccattcaggtgctctcactgcgggactggCTTCAGGCGATCGGGTGACCTCAccacacaccagcgagttcacaccagggagcggttgttcacctgctccgtgtgtgggcaGGGATTCAATCATTTTTCTGTCCTGTGGACACACCAACAAGTTCACACCGACGAGGGAGAGTTTAAATGCTGTAACTGTGAAAAGAGCTTTAAAAGCCCATGTTCACTGATGGaacaccagcgcattcacaccaGTTCCACGCCATtcagctgctctgagtgtgggaagaggtTCAGGGGATCCTCCACCCTGCTGAAACACCAATGCACTCAcattggggagaggccgttcagctgctctgagtgtgggaggagattcactcggtcatccaatCTATTGAGGCATTGGCATGTTCACTCAgacgagagaccttttaaatgtccagactgtgggaagtgctttAAAAGGTCTGAGAAACTGAcgtcccatcaacgtgttcacactgacgagagaccgttcACGTGTTCTCACTGCCGGACTGGGTTCAGGCGAGCAGGTGACCTCActgcacaccagcgagttcactctggggagagaccgttcacctgcttggagtgtgggaaggaattcactcGTTTATCTCATCTCACTACACATCACCTTGTTCACACAGATACGAGACCTTTTCAATGTTCTGACTGTGAGAAGCACTTCAAAATCAGAAATGATCTGGTGAAACATCagcaaattcacactggggagaggccattcacctgctctgtgtgtgagaagagattCACTcgttcatccaacctgctgaaacATCAGCGAATTCACAAGTGA